In Heterodontus francisci isolate sHetFra1 chromosome 5, sHetFra1.hap1, whole genome shotgun sequence, one DNA window encodes the following:
- the LOC137369585 gene encoding small ribosomal subunit protein uS8-like, with the protein MMRMSVLADALTSINNAEKRGKRQVLIWPCFKVIVRFLTVMMKHGYIGEFEIIDDHRGGKIVVNITGRLNKCGVISPRFDVQVKELERWQNGLLPSRQFGYLVLTTSAGIMDHEEAKRKHTGGKILGFFF; encoded by the coding sequence ATGATGCGCATGAGCGTTCTTGCCGATGCTCTTACAAGCATCAACAATGCAGAGAAACGTGGAAAACGCCAGGTTCTCATTTGGCCATGCTTCAAAGTGATTGTGAGATTTCTGACTGTAATGATGAAGCATGGTTACATTGGAGAGTTTGAGATTATTGATGACCACAGGGGTGGGAAAATTGTTGTTAATATCACAGGCAGACTGAACAAGTGTGGTGTCATTAGCCCCAGATTTGATGTTCAAGTAAAGGAGCTAGAAAGGTGGCAAAATGGTCTACTGCCTTCCCGTCAGTTTGGGTACCTCGTTCTAACAACCTCAGCTGGCATCATGGACCATGAAGAGGCCAAGCGAAAACACACAGGAGGAAAAATCCTAGGATTCTTTTTCTAA